The Inediibacterium massiliense genome has a segment encoding these proteins:
- the ade gene encoding adenine deaminase — protein sequence MKIFPKDKKALIEAAMGKRPCDLVIQNVNMLNVFTGEIYKANIGIYDGFIAHIQCDPDDLHRQENELIGKEYYDGCGKYMIPGLIDAHIHIESTMMTPRNFAQAVVPHGTTTVVTDPHEIANVCGIDGVMYMHESSEDIPMRQYILAPSCVPAVPGKENAGAIFKHKEVKQLLELKRVIGLAEVMDYPGVIHNDQRMVDILDCVEKRNLFMQGHAPFVSGRELSAYLCAGPSSDHESRIGQEARDKMRAGMYVDARESSISKNVEDIIKNIKDFRYFTYLTLCTDDREAEDILRSGHMNDVVRKAIQCGMNPIDAIRSATLNAAKEIGMNNLGAIAPGYVADLVLLDSLEEMSPCAVFFEGKLVAENKELKAEILHKSFELENKNTMFVENISVDDFKIKAPIQEGKIKTRIIQYQELNFSTTDFVIEELPVKNGYLDISHDPTLKFVIVINRHKGYETKGYGIVRNFGTHTGAVGSTVSHDCHNLTIVYDISKNAYMVAKDLIELGGGINCAKDEKIIEHLPLPIGGLMSNKSCYVIAQEATKMKKALKDLGLTEIENPLLRIATLALPVIPNAKMSDLGMVDVLKQEIVDLFI from the coding sequence ATGAAAATATTTCCGAAAGATAAAAAAGCATTGATTGAAGCTGCTATGGGAAAAAGACCATGTGATTTAGTTATTCAAAATGTAAATATGCTAAATGTATTTACAGGAGAAATTTATAAAGCAAATATAGGAATTTATGACGGATTTATTGCTCATATTCAGTGTGATCCAGATGATTTACATAGACAAGAAAACGAATTAATAGGAAAAGAGTATTATGATGGTTGTGGAAAATACATGATTCCAGGACTGATTGATGCACACATTCATATAGAAAGTACTATGATGACACCAAGAAACTTTGCACAAGCAGTTGTTCCTCATGGAACAACTACTGTTGTTACAGATCCTCATGAAATTGCAAATGTATGTGGAATAGACGGAGTTATGTATATGCATGAATCAAGTGAAGATATTCCTATGAGACAGTATATTTTAGCTCCCTCTTGTGTGCCTGCTGTTCCTGGCAAGGAAAATGCAGGAGCGATTTTTAAACACAAAGAAGTCAAACAATTATTAGAATTAAAAAGGGTAATCGGATTAGCAGAAGTAATGGATTATCCAGGTGTGATTCATAATGATCAAAGAATGGTAGACATATTAGATTGTGTAGAAAAAAGAAATCTTTTTATGCAAGGACATGCTCCTTTTGTAAGTGGAAGAGAGCTTTCAGCTTATTTATGTGCAGGACCAAGTAGTGATCATGAAAGTCGTATAGGACAAGAAGCAAGAGATAAAATGAGAGCAGGTATGTATGTAGATGCTAGAGAAAGTTCTATTTCAAAAAACGTAGAAGATATTATTAAAAATATAAAGGATTTTAGATATTTTACTTATCTGACTCTTTGCACAGATGATAGAGAAGCAGAAGATATTTTAAGAAGTGGACATATGAATGATGTAGTAAGAAAAGCAATACAATGTGGTATGAATCCTATAGATGCCATTAGAAGTGCTACTTTAAATGCAGCAAAAGAGATTGGAATGAACAATTTAGGAGCTATTGCACCTGGATACGTGGCAGATTTAGTCTTATTAGATTCATTAGAGGAAATGAGTCCTTGTGCAGTATTTTTTGAAGGCAAATTAGTTGCAGAAAATAAAGAGTTAAAAGCAGAGATTTTACATAAATCTTTTGAATTAGAAAATAAAAATACTATGTTTGTAGAGAATATATCAGTAGATGATTTTAAAATAAAAGCACCCATACAAGAAGGAAAAATAAAAACAAGAATTATACAGTATCAAGAGCTTAATTTTTCTACAACAGATTTTGTCATAGAAGAGCTTCCTGTAAAAAATGGATATTTAGATATTTCTCATGATCCAACTCTCAAATTTGTTATTGTGATCAATAGACATAAAGGATATGAAACAAAGGGGTATGGAATAGTGAGAAACTTTGGTACTCATACAGGAGCTGTAGGAAGTACAGTATCTCATGATTGTCACAATTTAACCATTGTTTATGATATTTCAAAGAATGCTTATATGGTTGCTAAGGATTTGATTGAGCTTGGTGGAGGAATAAATTGCGCAAAAGATGAAAAAATAATAGAGCATCTTCCTCTTCCGATAGGAGGACTTATGTCTAATAAATCTTGCTATGTCATTGCTCAAGAAGCAACCAAAATGAAAAAAGCTTTAAAAGATTTAGGACTTACAGAAATTGAGAATCCTCTTTTAAGAATTGCTACATTGGCTCTTCCAGTGATACCAAATGCAAAGATGTCTGACCTTGGAATGGTTGATGTACTAAAACAAGAAATTGTAGATTTATTTATTTAA
- a CDS encoding ComEC/Rec2 family competence protein, with the protein MNKKILKGLSVFFILLSIVLVFTGCDNQGAIETSSESEPLKEQATTQVVGDLKVHFIDVGQADSILIQNEDHNMLIDAGNNGDGDLVVNYLKKQGIEKLDYVVGTHPHEDHIGGLDDVIDNFHIEKVYMPKVTHTSKTFKDVMTSIKNKGLKISTPHVGEEIILGDAKGMILAPNNLEYKDYNNYSIVIKLVYGNTSFLFTGDAESISEAEMLKNGLDLSSDVLKVGHHGSHSSTTIPFLDQVNPKYAVIMCETGNDYGHPHKETMEKLEQRNISIYRTDQQGTIIASSNGQEINFNISSTNDAYKKDTNINDKKEISKEQSTESTEGLIKGNINSKGEKIYHMPDGVYYAKVNAEVYFKTEEEAQKAGFRKSKR; encoded by the coding sequence ATGAATAAAAAAATTTTAAAAGGATTATCTGTATTTTTTATATTATTATCTATTGTTTTAGTTTTTACAGGGTGTGATAATCAAGGAGCCATAGAGACAAGCAGTGAGTCAGAACCTTTAAAAGAACAAGCAACTACCCAAGTAGTAGGAGACTTAAAGGTTCATTTTATTGATGTAGGTCAAGCAGATAGTATTCTCATTCAAAATGAAGATCATAATATGCTCATTGATGCAGGAAATAATGGAGATGGCGATTTAGTAGTAAATTATTTAAAAAAGCAAGGGATTGAAAAATTAGATTATGTAGTAGGAACCCATCCTCACGAAGACCATATAGGTGGATTAGATGATGTGATTGACAATTTTCATATTGAAAAGGTATACATGCCAAAGGTTACTCATACAAGTAAAACTTTTAAAGATGTAATGACTTCTATTAAAAATAAAGGACTTAAAATATCTACTCCTCATGTAGGAGAAGAAATCATACTTGGAGATGCAAAAGGGATGATTCTTGCACCCAATAACCTAGAATATAAGGACTATAACAATTATTCTATTGTTATAAAATTAGTCTATGGAAATACTTCATTTTTATTTACTGGAGACGCAGAAAGTATTTCAGAAGCTGAAATGTTAAAGAATGGGTTAGATTTATCATCAGATGTATTAAAGGTAGGACATCATGGAAGTCATTCTTCTACAACTATTCCATTTTTAGATCAAGTAAATCCTAAATATGCAGTGATTATGTGTGAAACAGGAAATGATTATGGACATCCTCATAAAGAGACCATGGAAAAATTAGAACAAAGAAATATTTCTATTTACAGAACAGATCAGCAGGGAACTATTATTGCTAGTAGCAATGGGCAAGAAATAAATTTTAATATATCATCTACAAATGATGCTTATAAAAAAGATACAAACATAAATGATAAAAAAGAAATTTCTAAAGAGCAATCTACGGAAAGCACAGAAGGACTTATTAAAGGAAATATAAACAGCAAAGGAGAAAAAATCTATCATATGCCAGATGGGGTCTATTATGCAAAGGTCAATGCAGAAGTTTACTTTAAAACAGAAGAAGAAGCACAGAAGGCTGGATTTAGAAAATCAAAAAGGTAG
- a CDS encoding DUF3006 domain-containing protein — MYLVIDRFEGSYAICEDEEKNMISMEKEKLPKEAKEGDVLFVSEERIIIDYEETNKRKKEIEKIIDDLWE; from the coding sequence ATGTATCTTGTAATTGACAGATTTGAAGGAAGTTATGCAATATGTGAAGATGAAGAAAAAAATATGATCTCTATGGAAAAAGAAAAACTTCCCAAAGAAGCAAAGGAAGGGGATGTATTATTTGTCTCTGAGGAAAGAATTATTATAGATTATGAGGAAACCAATAAAAGAAAAAAAGAGATAGAAAAAATAATAGATGATCTGTGGGAATAA
- a CDS encoding YibE/F family protein: protein MKKRIYMFLMIGMVISIFTFYNQSFRKSENTFELRGMVLETNDSEMIQAGISKIGDQSVKVMIKEGKYKGKTIEAKNHLTGNLEYDNYYKKGDEIVVAILEENHIIKQAVTIDIYRQGWQMILFILFVLCLILYAGVIGVKAIFSFMASVYIIWMFLIPQLLIGKNPLIVTVITLTVLSAIIIFSIGGFTKKGYSAFVGTMTGIIVTIGVTTFFGKKLNLCGMTSPFAETLLFSGYLNLNMQQIFYAAIIIGASGAAMDIAMDICASIEEIKMKKPDIDRKSLIQSGLNIGKSVIGTMTTTLLLAYSGGYLTLLMLFMSKNTSFTRMMNLKIVAAEIMRTMVGSIGLVLVAPITAFVAGYIFSCDFPCRKNYKKRH, encoded by the coding sequence ATGAAAAAACGAATATATATGTTTTTGATGATAGGGATGGTTATTTCTATATTCACATTTTATAATCAATCCTTTAGAAAAAGTGAAAATACATTTGAATTAAGAGGTATGGTATTAGAAACAAATGATTCAGAAATGATACAAGCAGGGATTTCTAAAATAGGAGATCAATCTGTAAAGGTAATGATAAAAGAAGGAAAATATAAAGGGAAAACAATAGAAGCTAAAAATCATCTTACAGGAAATTTAGAATATGATAATTATTATAAAAAGGGAGATGAAATAGTAGTAGCCATATTAGAAGAAAATCACATTATTAAGCAGGCCGTAACGATAGATATATATAGACAGGGATGGCAGATGATTTTATTTATTTTATTTGTATTATGTTTAATTTTATATGCAGGTGTAATAGGGGTAAAAGCTATATTTTCTTTTATGGCAAGTGTATATATTATATGGATGTTTCTCATTCCTCAACTATTAATAGGTAAAAATCCACTAATTGTGACTGTTATTACACTTACTGTATTATCAGCAATTATTATTTTTTCTATAGGAGGATTTACAAAAAAAGGATATTCTGCTTTTGTAGGCACTATGACTGGAATTATTGTAACAATAGGAGTAACTACTTTTTTTGGCAAAAAATTAAATCTTTGTGGAATGACGAGTCCTTTTGCAGAAACTTTATTGTTTAGTGGGTATTTAAATTTGAATATGCAACAAATTTTTTATGCTGCTATTATTATAGGTGCTTCAGGAGCTGCTATGGATATTGCTATGGATATTTGTGCTTCTATAGAAGAAATTAAAATGAAAAAGCCAGATATAGATCGAAAAAGCTTAATACAATCGGGGTTGAATATAGGAAAGTCAGTGATAGGGACCATGACTACAACACTTTTATTAGCTTATTCTGGAGGATATTTAACACTGCTGATGCTTTTTATGAGCAAAAATACTAGCTTTACGAGAATGATGAATTTAAAAATTGTAGCAGCAGAAATTATGAGAACGATGGTGGGGAGTATAGGATTAGTTTTAGTAGCACCTATTACAGCATTTGTTGCTGGATATATTTTTAGCTGTGATTTCCCTTGTAGAAAAAATTATAAAAAACGTCACTAA
- a CDS encoding MATE family efflux transporter, whose protein sequence is MTEREKMMGEEKISSVLLKLSIPAIIGMLVNAIYNIVDTAFVGMLKNTSAIAAVSVAFPMFVMIGAIGLMFGIGAASYISRLLGEKNKKLADQTASTTFFTSLIFSMFFTIFGVVFIVPILKMFGATDTIMIFAKDYSKIIMFGSTFTIMNMTLNNMIRAEGNAKYSMMAMSIGALLNIILDPIFMFVFDMGIKGAAVATVVAQSISFIFLMRYYIFKKSYIHISIKYFSFSIKIYNEIMKIGLATFARQALGSFALGFINLAAKGYGDAAVAAMGISLRVFSLGMFVIFGYNQGFQPVVGYNYGAKKYKRLKEAIEISVKWTSIFCIIVTIVFAIFAKEIVLVFSQDMDVVTIGAKTLRVMSILFPLFGFQQVYGVLFQALGKGKEALALSVARQGIFLLPAIFILPKWFELDGVIWSQTVADLLTLIFTSILAIRLHKEIRKEMTDQRA, encoded by the coding sequence ATGACAGAAAGAGAAAAAATGATGGGAGAAGAGAAAATTTCTAGCGTATTATTAAAATTGTCTATACCAGCAATTATAGGCATGTTGGTAAATGCTATTTATAATATAGTAGATACTGCCTTTGTAGGAATGTTAAAAAATACGAGTGCGATTGCTGCTGTTAGTGTGGCTTTTCCTATGTTTGTTATGATAGGCGCCATAGGACTGATGTTTGGAATAGGGGCTGCATCGTATATATCTAGACTTCTAGGAGAAAAGAATAAAAAATTAGCAGATCAAACGGCTTCTACTACATTTTTTACGAGTTTGATTTTTAGTATGTTTTTTACAATATTTGGGGTTGTGTTTATTGTTCCTATATTAAAAATGTTTGGGGCTACAGATACGATTATGATTTTTGCAAAAGATTATTCGAAGATTATTATGTTCGGATCTACTTTTACAATTATGAATATGACGCTTAATAATATGATTCGAGCAGAAGGAAATGCAAAATATAGTATGATGGCTATGAGTATAGGAGCACTTCTTAATATTATATTAGATCCTATTTTTATGTTTGTATTTGATATGGGTATCAAAGGAGCTGCAGTAGCTACAGTTGTGGCTCAAAGCATATCTTTTATATTTTTGATGAGATACTATATATTTAAAAAAAGTTATATTCATATTTCTATAAAATATTTTTCTTTTTCTATAAAGATTTATAATGAAATTATGAAAATAGGGCTGGCTACTTTTGCTAGACAAGCTTTAGGAAGTTTTGCTTTGGGCTTTATCAATCTAGCTGCAAAAGGATATGGCGATGCAGCTGTTGCGGCTATGGGGATTTCTTTAAGAGTATTTTCGCTAGGAATGTTTGTAATATTTGGATACAATCAAGGATTTCAACCTGTAGTGGGTTATAATTATGGAGCAAAAAAATACAAAAGATTAAAAGAGGCTATCGAAATATCTGTAAAATGGACTAGTATATTTTGCATCATAGTTACTATAGTATTTGCTATTTTTGCAAAAGAAATTGTATTAGTATTTAGTCAGGATATGGATGTGGTAACTATTGGAGCAAAGACTTTAAGAGTCATGAGCATATTATTCCCTTTATTTGGATTTCAACAAGTTTATGGAGTATTATTTCAAGCACTGGGAAAAGGAAAGGAAGCGTTAGCTTTATCTGTGGCAAGACAAGGGATATTTTTACTTCCTGCTATTTTTATTTTACCAAAATGGTTTGAATTAGATGGAGTCATCTGGAGTCAGACTGTTGCAGATTTATTAACACTGATATTTACCAGCATACTAGCTATTAGATTGCATAAAGAAATTAGAAAAGAGATGACAGATCAAAGGGCATAG
- a CDS encoding M20 family metallo-hydrolase, which translates to MKSSFIRIKRDIEKLSEFSETQIGCTRFPYTKEDKSARNYLIEEMKKIGLSVRIDGIGNIHGVLEGTKDLPKVMMGSHIDTVFEGGNFDGVGGVICGLEVMRVLKEEKIILDHPVELVVFVGEEGCDFDSPYIGSKVLTGKFHIEDLKKIRNKKGISAYNAAKDFGLDPDTIHKDVLVSKDIKAMVELHIEQSLVLDHENISIGIVENIAGLSRLEVIVKGVANHSGATPMYLRQDALLACARMITKVNEITIEKGNCSTVATVGRILCSPNQVNAIGGEVSFTIDIRDIDKKMIQTITEEVIKNIKEIAVNEHVEIQIYNIGTGDPMELSSNIIDMIEEVVKSKNIKSKRMNSGAGHDACMFEDITDVGMIFVPSVGGRSHVPEEFTKYEDLQLGCEVLLDTIIKLALDFYSK; encoded by the coding sequence ATGAAATCTAGTTTCATAAGAATCAAAAGGGATATAGAAAAATTAAGTGAGTTTAGTGAGACTCAAATAGGATGTACTCGTTTTCCTTATACAAAGGAAGATAAAAGTGCTCGAAATTACCTAATAGAAGAAATGAAAAAAATAGGTTTATCTGTGAGGATAGATGGAATAGGAAATATACATGGGGTTTTAGAAGGGACAAAGGATTTGCCTAAGGTTATGATGGGCTCTCATATAGATACAGTTTTTGAGGGTGGAAATTTTGATGGAGTAGGAGGTGTAATCTGTGGTCTTGAGGTCATGAGAGTATTAAAAGAAGAAAAGATCATTCTTGATCACCCAGTAGAATTAGTAGTTTTTGTAGGAGAAGAGGGATGTGACTTTGATTCTCCATATATAGGAAGTAAAGTGCTTACAGGAAAATTTCATATAGAAGATTTAAAGAAAATAAGAAACAAAAAAGGAATATCTGCTTATAATGCAGCCAAAGATTTTGGACTTGATCCAGACACAATCCATAAGGACGTTCTTGTTTCCAAAGATATAAAAGCAATGGTTGAGCTACATATAGAACAAAGCCTTGTATTAGATCATGAAAATATTTCTATCGGAATTGTAGAAAATATTGCAGGACTCAGTAGGCTAGAGGTCATAGTAAAAGGAGTTGCAAATCATTCAGGAGCTACTCCTATGTATTTAAGACAAGATGCTTTATTAGCTTGTGCAAGGATGATTACAAAAGTTAATGAAATTACAATAGAAAAAGGAAACTGCTCTACAGTAGCAACAGTAGGCAGAATTTTATGTAGTCCTAATCAAGTGAATGCCATTGGGGGGGAAGTATCTTTTACGATTGATATAAGAGATATAGATAAAAAAATGATACAAACTATCACAGAAGAAGTCATAAAAAATATAAAAGAAATAGCGGTGAATGAGCATGTAGAAATTCAAATTTATAATATAGGAACAGGAGATCCTATGGAGCTTTCCTCAAATATTATAGATATGATTGAAGAAGTAGTGAAAAGTAAAAATATAAAAAGCAAAAGGATGAATAGTGGAGCAGGACATGATGCTTGTATGTTTGAAGATATTACAGATGTAGGAATGATTTTTGTACCTAGCGTAGGGGGAAGAAGTCATGTTCCAGAAGAATTTACTAAGTATGAAGATTTGCAGTTAGGATGTGAAGTACTACTAGATACCATTATAAAATTAGCTTTAGATTTTTATTCAAAATAA
- a CDS encoding NCS2 family permease: MEVICRWMNFFKLEEHETNIKTEATAGLTTFMTMAYILIVQPSMMSAAGMDTGAVTVVTALLSGVFTLFMALYTNLPFALAPAMGSNAFFAFTLVAGGLVTWQQGLGMVFISGMIFILLTILGLREIVVKMIPKNVKIAIGSAVGFFIVLVGFKSAKFMTITEGSIKMGDLGDPIAKLSLIGLAVAVILMSHKVKGALLWAMIGTTIIGIPMGITKVPSSLISMPPSISPIAFQLDIMGALKWSFFPLMFTFFVGDFFSTLGTLLGVSAKAGFLDEEGNLPNIDKPFLVDAIATIVGALLGSTVVTTYIESASGVEAGGRTGLTGVVTGICFLLTMFFTPIAGMIPAAATAPALILIGLLMLSGMSEIDYSDFTEAFPAFATIIFTAYTSSIANGISIGIISYTFVKLVSGKARELHFGIYILCIPLIFYFMIM, translated from the coding sequence ATGGAAGTAATATGTAGATGGATGAATTTTTTTAAGCTAGAAGAACATGAAACAAATATAAAAACAGAAGCAACAGCAGGACTTACAACATTTATGACAATGGCATATATTCTTATTGTACAGCCAAGCATGATGTCTGCTGCTGGTATGGACACAGGGGCAGTTACGGTAGTAACAGCTTTACTTTCAGGAGTGTTTACACTATTTATGGCTCTTTATACAAACCTTCCGTTTGCTTTAGCACCTGCTATGGGAAGTAATGCTTTTTTTGCTTTTACATTAGTAGCAGGAGGATTAGTAACTTGGCAACAAGGACTTGGAATGGTATTTATATCAGGAATGATTTTTATATTACTTACGATCTTAGGACTTCGTGAAATTGTGGTTAAGATGATTCCTAAGAATGTAAAAATTGCTATTGGATCAGCTGTAGGATTCTTTATTGTACTTGTTGGATTTAAAAGTGCTAAATTTATGACGATTACAGAAGGTTCTATTAAGATGGGAGATTTAGGAGATCCTATTGCCAAATTATCTTTAATTGGATTAGCTGTAGCAGTGATTTTAATGTCACATAAAGTAAAAGGTGCTCTTTTGTGGGCAATGATTGGAACGACTATCATTGGGATTCCTATGGGAATTACAAAGGTACCTAGTAGCTTGATATCTATGCCTCCATCTATTTCCCCTATTGCGTTTCAATTAGATATTATGGGCGCATTAAAATGGAGCTTCTTTCCACTTATGTTTACATTCTTTGTAGGAGATTTTTTTTCTACATTAGGTACTTTACTGGGGGTATCGGCAAAAGCAGGATTTTTAGATGAAGAAGGAAATTTACCAAATATAGATAAACCCTTTTTAGTAGATGCTATAGCTACCATAGTAGGAGCTTTGTTAGGTTCTACGGTAGTTACAACTTATATTGAATCAGCATCAGGAGTAGAGGCAGGAGGACGTACTGGACTTACGGGAGTTGTAACAGGAATTTGTTTTTTACTTACTATGTTTTTTACACCTATTGCAGGTATGATTCCAGCAGCAGCTACAGCACCTGCGTTAATTTTGATCGGTCTTTTGATGTTATCGGGAATGAGTGAAATTGATTATTCAGATTTTACAGAAGCTTTCCCTGCATTTGCGACTATTATTTTTACTGCTTATACATCAAGTATTGCAAATGGAATCAGTATAGGAATTATTTCTTATACTTTTGTGAAACTAGTTTCAGGAAAAGCAAGAGAACTTCATTTTGGAATTTATATTTTATGTATTCCTCTAATTTTTTACTTTATGATTATGTAA
- a CDS encoding TetR/AcrR family transcriptional regulator: MPKIIKDIEENIFNGAMDLFGEHGYTEVDMKMISKKVGIAVGTLYNYYPNKQKLFMDVLRKSWEITFEKLENVLQESIDVDVKLEKFISVLYDEISTRKGLGGALNKEDVFKGEDLSLIFKMKENIFEKMMKILALIELKKNIILTEAVKKRIGMSMIIMISGMIKEYPQEKDINVEFVKSWITCLLQSVKTCGNKSR, encoded by the coding sequence ATGCCTAAAATCATAAAGGATATAGAGGAAAATATATTTAATGGAGCAATGGATTTATTTGGAGAGCATGGATATACAGAAGTAGATATGAAAATGATTTCAAAAAAGGTAGGAATCGCAGTAGGAACACTATATAATTATTATCCCAATAAACAAAAGTTATTTATGGATGTTTTGAGAAAAAGTTGGGAAATAACATTTGAAAAACTAGAGAATGTGTTACAAGAAAGTATAGATGTAGATGTGAAATTAGAAAAATTTATTTCTGTTTTATATGATGAGATATCTACAAGAAAAGGCTTGGGAGGAGCTTTAAATAAAGAAGATGTTTTTAAAGGAGAAGATCTATCACTTATTTTTAAAATGAAAGAAAATATTTTTGAAAAGATGATGAAAATTCTTGCTCTGATAGAATTGAAAAAAAATATTATATTAACAGAAGCAGTGAAAAAAAGAATAGGAATGAGTATGATCATTATGATTTCCGGTATGATTAAAGAATATCCACAAGAGAAGGATATAAACGTGGAGTTTGTTAAAAGTTGGATAACATGTTTATTACAATCAGTAAAGACTTGTGGTAATAAGTCAAGATAG
- a CDS encoding alkaline phosphatase: MRRKGLLKVIFSVVFIVMVAVSGMNLFQQDEVCENVVEATLQDSPKYVFYFIGDGLGAGQRQMAQYYLQQFKNNKEEKLLINNLPISGINTTHAKDTLVTDSAAAGTALATGHKTNNGIISMLPDGKKVKTLIEAAEEKKMATGIITTTRLTHATPAVFASHNVHRDNENEIAEEYVKSGVDFFAGGGARHFIPKSGWLDGEVNIQSKRKDDKNLVDEFKKLGYQTFLGKTSTNGFRNMVVDGKEKVFAVFQESHMPYEVDRSHKKDTPSLAEMTKKGIEVLSKYDQGFFMMVEGGRIDHACHANDAKSAIEDTLAFDEAVQQAYEFYKVHPEETLIVVVGDHETGGMGLGFGNNYFLNMNHLDHVKISVEDVLQGKYTGNREEYFGYIAENFGLKNLTVEEKSKIEKAMNMVDQKIKTDSNAYGGYDPVAIEATHILSERVNMQWTSYAHTGTSIPMSAVGTGQENFLGYKDNTEIAKAMASLMGFKLTK, translated from the coding sequence TTGAGAAGAAAAGGACTCTTAAAAGTTATATTTTCAGTAGTATTCATTGTTATGGTTGCTGTAAGTGGCATGAATTTGTTTCAACAAGATGAAGTTTGTGAAAATGTAGTAGAAGCTACGTTACAAGATTCACCTAAATATGTTTTTTATTTTATAGGGGATGGGTTAGGAGCAGGACAAAGGCAGATGGCACAATATTATTTGCAGCAGTTTAAAAACAATAAAGAAGAAAAATTATTAATTAATAATTTGCCTATATCAGGGATTAATACAACTCATGCTAAGGATACTTTAGTTACAGATTCAGCGGCAGCAGGAACTGCATTAGCTACAGGACATAAAACAAATAATGGAATCATTTCAATGCTTCCAGATGGAAAAAAAGTAAAGACTCTGATAGAGGCTGCCGAAGAAAAGAAAATGGCTACAGGAATTATTACAACGACTCGATTAACCCATGCAACGCCAGCAGTTTTTGCATCTCATAATGTACATAGAGATAATGAAAATGAAATTGCAGAGGAATATGTAAAAAGTGGAGTGGACTTCTTTGCAGGTGGAGGAGCAAGACATTTTATTCCTAAAAGTGGATGGTTAGACGGAGAGGTAAACATTCAATCAAAAAGAAAAGATGATAAAAATCTGGTAGACGAATTTAAAAAATTAGGATATCAAACTTTCTTAGGAAAAACATCAACCAATGGATTTAGGAATATGGTTGTAGATGGTAAAGAAAAAGTATTTGCTGTTTTTCAAGAATCTCATATGCCTTATGAGGTAGACAGATCACATAAAAAAGATACTCCTAGTTTAGCAGAAATGACGAAAAAGGGTATTGAAGTATTATCAAAATATGATCAAGGTTTTTTTATGATGGTAGAAGGTGGAAGGATCGACCATGCCTGTCATGCAAATGATGCAAAGAGTGCAATTGAGGATACATTAGCTTTTGATGAAGCAGTTCAACAGGCATATGAATTTTATAAAGTTCACCCAGAAGAGACCCTAATAGTAGTTGTAGGAGATCATGAAACAGGAGGTATGGGATTAGGATTTGGTAATAACTATTTTTTAAATATGAATCATTTAGATCATGTAAAAATTTCTGTAGAGGATGTTTTACAAGGAAAATATACAGGAAATCGTGAAGAATATTTTGGTTACATCGCTGAAAATTTTGGCCTAAAAAATTTAACAGTTGAAGAAAAATCTAAAATAGAAAAAGCAATGAATATGGTAGATCAAAAAATAAAGACCGATTCTAATGCGTATGGAGGATATGATCCAGTTGCAATTGAAGCCACTCATATTCTTTCAGAAAGAGTAAATATGCAGTGGACTAGTTATGCACATACAGGAACTTCTATTCCTATGTCTGCTGTAGGCACAGGGCAAGAAAACTTTTTAGGATATAAAGATAATACTGAAATTGCAAAAGCTATGGCAAGTTTAATGGGGTTTAAATTAACAAAATAA